Genomic segment of Salvia hispanica cultivar TCC Black 2014 chromosome 2, UniMelb_Shisp_WGS_1.0, whole genome shotgun sequence:
TGAAATTGGTAAATGTGTTATGTAATCGTATAAACATTTTTAAGCTGCAGTTTTGTTTAAGACTTTATTTTGGGCATAGGACTTCAAATGGGACATGTTTCATCACTAATTGTTATTTAGATCGTTATTTGAACTCATTCATAATGCAAACTGGACTTACGAGTGAATGGTTCTGCATATGATTGGACTTAACAATTCACAAGGTTTGTGAGATATGATCTGAATTTACTCTATGGTATGCCACCTTATGCGACTGACTTCATTATATGTTAGGTTTCTTATAAATCTAGATTTGGAATGAGTTGGATTtagtttcttttgtttattctCATGCTTTGGGTATCTTATGCAGGTTAGAGTTGGTGCTCTATTAATCTACTATTAACATATGTGACCGAACAGATCTCATTGGAAAATCAAACGTGTGATTGAATTTCTCCTTACCGCACAATTGGTGTATGCATTTCTTATAGTACAATTTTAGTGTGAGAAGTGAGAACCAATAATAATCtactatactatttttattattgttagatttattaatgtttataCACTGACTCTCGattatcataattcataatataattaattgcaGATTATTACAATAAGTGCCTCCGCGAACAAGCTGTCGAATATTCAGAAGCAAGCAGATGAGTATGCAAGATTGATTATGGAAGAATTGGACCCTAAGTATGTGGAGTAAGTGGGAGGTTTAGgttttatagtttataatgatgagattgattttaattttaaatttactgTGGTGTATAAAgaagttataaaaataatgagtaattattcattgtgtttaattctttattgtaatagatttttatcttcccactccatgatttaatgtttaaacattatattatgtgatttgtttcaaatttattatgcttcaatttctatagattttttattataactaaataatttaaaattgaaaattaatattttaaaactatattaATGCTTCAAATTTATTAGCACAGGCGTGATACTAATGTTGATAAACTCAGAGCTCACATTGTACATTACAGAAGATAGCGTATGACATTATGAGAAAGAAGGGAAAACAGAACATGTGTAGAAAGGAAAACAGAGCAAGTTTGAAAAGTTAGGAGGTAAGAAAACTAGCGTGGGAGGCAGAGGTGGTGTGCAAGCTATGCAGAGTGGTCATCGGTGATGCGGACGAGCTCAACGCCTCAGCCAGTGGCCCATCCCAATTGATTTGAGGCGTAGAGCCCCCATCGCTCCCAAGCTTTAAGGAGATGGACAGGTTAGTAGCGGAGCGAGGGGCGTGGTCGTCAAGTGATGTAGGCCAATCGTCGAAGAAATGCCGGAGCGTTGGATCTCCGGCGGGCTGAGTCTCGGGcctagaaaatgaaaatagtgaGACAGATGGAAATAGTACTACTGTTtaagatgaaaataaaaaaaaaaacgttacTCCTACCCTGGGAGGGAGAGGGTGAAAGGAGTGGGAATTTCCACAGGCTTTCTTGAACGGTTCTTGCCGCGGTGCATGTGGCGGTGGCAGTATTTCTGGGAGGCGACGGCGTCCCTCGAGCAACGCCATTTCTTGCCGTCGGTCCGGCGGCACCTCCCCGGCTCAGGATCCATGCCTCCTTTGCCCCAATACCCCACTGCCACTATCAACCATTGATCATATGTTTGTTTCAACTTGAACAAGGATGATTAATGAATGCTACttacaagaagaagaaggatggtAATAATGGAGAGGAGAGGAGACAAGGCTCTTCCTGACAAGATGCAGGAGCTCCGCCGGAACGCCTCCGCCGCCCATTATGTGCCTGAATATGAGAGCCTGAAGCTCAAGCTCCTGCCACTGCGCCCAACTGAAGTAGCTCCCACCACCCATTCCCATTCCTGTACATATTAGTAATTATCAACactaatcaataatcaattaatcCCTGAATCAGAATCAtccatcatatatatatatagatagaggGGGAGAGATGTATTGTACTGTTACTGGGATGCTTGGTGGCAGAGGTGGAGTAGTGGTTGGATTGAGGTTGAGATTGAGGTACAAACAAGGGAAGCGCAGGTGCAGGTGCAGGAGATGATGAGTCCAGTCTTGGTAGCTTATTAGTTGATGTTTGATGCTCATCTTCTTCTGACTCCTCTCTCCAATGCTTCAGATTGAAATCCATTGGAAAAGCTTTTTTTTGCAGTTTCACACACAGTTTCTTGTTTTGGTTGGATACTTGTCAAACTGTTTATAAGCTACCAAAAAAGTTAAAACTGCTTTTCTTAACTCATTAAAATCTACCActtctttaaaatttagaaagaCTAAAGGCCAAAAAAGTGggggtgagagagagagagactgaCACTGAGAGGAAATAAGCCTGCTCGGCAGCTTCGGGAAcacaatttaaacaaataaaaaagaagctGTAAAAGGATAGTAGTGTTTCGAGGATGAAAATAGGGTATACCGCTATCCATTCATGATTTAAAGTATTCATGATTTAAACTTTCACTTTGACACTAACTGagtttaacaaaaaaaaacttgcTAATTGAGTTTAAAgcatattcctttttagatTGTCctatagttgagttattttattttttaaaaaactatattatctctcatactttactttctctctacttGAATATTTAGtacattaatttcttaaattttgtagGCAAAAGAAAAGTTCCAACTATCTTGAAATGAAGAGAGTATGAAAATAAGCGGGtagaaaaaaagttatttaaatGCAGGTCTCATATTTAtcaagtattagttttataataaaatatgaatataatgaATTAGTAAATAAAGAGTCCACCCATCATgaacgaaaaaaataaatataaatagtgtTATTTCTTGGACAGAGACAAGTGAtaattatcacaaaataagTGTTTAATACATGTGTAAAACGTACCATGTTTTCATGGTAGTAATACTATCTTTCTGTGTTTGCACTACAAATCAAAAACATGGGAGAGAGATATAGCTGACAATAGCAAATTCCATTTTCAGGCATATCCCAGAAAAAGACACTGTTCTCTGCAGTCTGCATAGTTTTATCACAAGAAACTTGGTCTTGGTCTTGGTCTTGGTCAATTTGTGCTAAATAAATCATCCATACCCAAAAAAAACACAgtatataaatgtttattatTACACTTTAGCAATAATACTACAGCTAATGTAAATGGAGAATTTTTAATGAAAGttaatagaaaaatgtaaattaatgtattaaaaaataatttgttgtgACTTACTATTATCTATAAATGGAgacaataaattaatgtattaataaaataatatgttgtgatttaatattatcaataaatggagatagaaaaatgagatgaCTCAAAATTCCAGTAGTTtcatcacttttttcttattccaGAGAATTATCCAGAAACCATTAATACTTTCCACCTCTGTCATGAGGTAAAAAATTTACCTGTTTTTACTTTGAAAACTTTTACCAGACCCATGTGAagatagtataaaaatatgtgtttttGGTTGATTTATTTGTCATGACACATGCATGCGAGGGCTCTTTAAAACAGGAATTTATGTTTGAGAGTGACGGGgaggattttttttatggatagtGTATTGTGtatgagtattaattaatttactatgCTAATTCCAAGATATTCTAGTTTGGCTCAGTCTAATTTTGGTGTAATAAAGAAATAGGTTTCTCTAGGTGTTATTctcagaaataaaataatctgtATTGGGAGATTAACCAAACACATGTTATGACATAAGTGTTAATCGCGATGCAATTTCAGGCACT
This window contains:
- the LOC125207676 gene encoding growth-regulating factor 4-like isoform X2, giving the protein MDFNLKHWREESEEDEHQTSTNKLPRLDSSSPAPAPALPLFVPQSQPQSNHYSTSATKHPSNRMGMGGGSYFSWAQWQELELQALIFRHIMGGGGVPAELLHLVRKSLVSSPLHYYHPSSSLGYWGKGGMDPEPGRCRRTDGKKWRCSRDAVASQKYCHRHMHRGKNRSRKPVEIPTPFTLSLPGPETQPAGDPTLRHFFDDWPTSLDDHAPRSATNLSISLKLGSDGGSTPQINWDGPLAEALSSSASPMTTLHSLHTTSASHASFLTS
- the LOC125207676 gene encoding growth-regulating factor 4-like isoform X1 is translated as MDFNLKHWREESEEDEHQTSTNKLPRLDSSSPAPAPALPLFVPQSQPQSNHYSTSATKHPSNRMGMGGGSYFSWAQWQELELQALIFRHIMGGGGVPAELLHLVRKSLVSSPLHYYHPSSSLAVGYWGKGGMDPEPGRCRRTDGKKWRCSRDAVASQKYCHRHMHRGKNRSRKPVEIPTPFTLSLPGPETQPAGDPTLRHFFDDWPTSLDDHAPRSATNLSISLKLGSDGGSTPQINWDGPLAEALSSSASPMTTLHSLHTTSASHASFLTS